AAAGGCGGTGTGATCCATGCATTCAGCGGTAGCCGGGAAATTGCCGAGGCGTATATCGAGCTGGGCTTTTCTCTGGGGGTGGGTGGCACCATTACCTATGCGCGTGCGGCGAAAACCCGCAACACCCTTGCTGGCGTTGGGTTGGAAAATCTGCTGCTGGAGTCTGATGCGCCGGATATGCCCCACGCCGGACGCCAGGGGGAGCGCAACAGCCCTGAGTACTTGCCGACGGTCGCGGAAATCCTGGCAGAGCTGCGTGGCATTTCCGTAGACGATGTCATTTGCCAAACTGAAAAAAATACTCGAGCCCTGTTTGCGATATGAGTTTTTCTGTCGAACACTTCAAGCAACAATTCCCCCTGTTTGCGCAACCCGAAAATCGTGAGCTGGTGTACCTCGACAATGCGGCCACCACACAAAAACCGGCGAGCGTGATCGAGGCCATCCGTAATTTCTACCTGCACACCAATGCCAACACGCATCGATCCAGTCATCGACTGGCCAGGCGTGCCACGGAAATGGTGGAGCAGGTGCGGCGTGATGTGGCCGGCTTTCTCGGCGCCGCTTCGCCGAGGGAAGTCATTTTTACCCGCGGTGCCACCGAAGGGCTGAACCTGTTGGCCAACAGCCTGTGCAGCCAGTTGCGTCCGGGGGATGAAATCGTGCTGTCCACGGCCGAGCACCACGCGAACCTGGTGCCCTGGCAAATGATGGCGGCGAGCCGCGACCTGCGTTTGCGCTTTGTGCCGGATATAGCGGGCGTGCCGCAATTTGATCGTATCGACGAGGTGCTCTCCGCGCGCACCCGAATTGTTTCTGTTACCGCCGGCTCCAATGCGCTGGGGTTTCGCACCGACCTCGACTTGTTGCGAAACGCACTCTCGGGGCGTGACCTGTTCTGGGTGTTGGATGGTTCACAGTTGGCCGCGCATGATCCGATCGATGTGCAGGCAATGGGCTGTGATTTCTTCGTGTGCTCCGCGCACAAATTCTATGGCCCCACCGGCATCGGGCTGGTGTTTGGGCGCGAGGATCTGTTGGCCGCACTGCCTCCATGGCAGGGGGGCGGTGAAATGATTGCCAGCGTTGATCTGCTGGCGAGTGAATATGCGGGGTTGCCGCACAAGTTTGAGGCGGGCACTTCTTCACTGGCGTCGATTGCTGGCCTCGGTGCCTGTATTGATTTCCTGGGGCGGCAGGACCGCGCCGCCATGGCCCGGCACGAGCGGGCGCTGGTGCAGGAGCTGCACCAGCGGTTGCATGCGATTCCAGAGCTTACCCTGTTGAGTACGGCGGAAAATAATCTCGGTATTGCCACGTTGATCCATCCCCGTTGTGCGGCCATTGACCTGGCCCACTGGCTGGACGGGCGCGATATCGCAGTGCGCGTGGGGCACCACTGCGCCCAGCCCCTGCTGCAGGCCGCTGGGCATGTGGCGACCCTGCGCGCATCCGTGGCCGCGTATAACACCCGGCAAGACATTGATCGATTTGTCGCGGCAGTGGAGGAATTTGTGGCGCAGCTGGATGCGGATGAGGGCACGTCTTCGCCGCCGGTCGCGGAGCACGGGGCGAGCGCGGATGCGTGGACGCCCGACGATCTCGCCGATCTGGATCTCCAGCGGTTGCGCGATACCGCGACCTGGCAAGACCGCTATCGCATACTGATGGGCTGGGCCAAGGCTATTTCCCGCAAGGAAGAGATCCGTACCCCGGCCAACCTGGTGCGAGGCTGCGAGTCGAGCGCCTGGCTGGTCCACCGCTGTGATCGCGGGGTGCACCGGTTCGCCATCGATAGCGACAGCCGGATTGTAAAAGGCTTGGGCGCGCTGCTGCTCACCCAGCTGGGTGACCGGCCTGCCGATGGCAGCGCCAGGCAGCGCGTGCTGGCAATGTTCGACGAGCTGGGGCTGGCGCAGCAGTTGAGTGAGTCCCGCAGTAATGGTTTCCGGGCGCTACTGGAACGCGCGCTGGAGCTGATGGGGGAGTGACGCGCTAAGCGTGCGTACTCGCCTGTTGCAGTATCCGTTCGATGGCTTTGGAGGCCGCGGCAAAACCGAAGGTGCCGGTGATCATGGTGGCAGCGCCAAAGCCGCCACTGCAATCCAGCTTCACGCCGTTTTGCATGGTGCTTTTCTGCGCGCAAACCTGGCCGTCGGGCTGGGGGTACACCATGGCTTCACTGGAGTAGATAGCGTCCACGCCAAACTGACGCTTGCGGGACTTCTGGAAATTGTGGAAGCGGTATAAATGTTGCCGCACCTTGGCGAGCATGGGATCACTGACTGTGCGCCCGAGATCCGCACAGGTCACTCCGAGAGGATTGGTTTTGCCGCCGGCGGAACCCACGCTAATCAGACGCAACTTGCGCGCCTTGCAATAGGCAATCAGTGCAGCCTTCACCCGCGCGTTGTCGATCGCGTCAATCACCACATCGATGCGGGCGGTGTCCGGGTCGAGGAACTCGCCAAAATTATCACTGGCAATAAAGTCCTCCCGGGTGATGACCGTGATCTCCGGGTTGATGGCGCGCAGCCGCTCCGCCATAACCGCCACCTTGATATCGCCCACCGTGTCGGCAAGCGCATGAATCTGCCGATTGGTATTGGTGATACAGATGTCGTCCAGATCAATCAGAGTCAGTTTACCCACGCCGCTGCGGGCCAGTGCTTCTGCCGTCCAGCTTCCCACGCCGCCGATACCAATGATGACCACGTGGGCGTCGCACAGCACGGGCAGCGCCTTTTCACCATAGAGTCTGGCGATTCCGCCAAAACGTTGCAGATAGGAGTCGCTGAGAGGCATGGGTGTAATCCGGAGTTGCAGCTTGAAGTCGGTCTGTGATTGAGCGGGAACTGGTCGGGTTTGATGATTGCGTGGAGGTAATAGGAGCTGAATCTTGCCTGACCGTTCTCGGTTCAACAGGTCAGGGAGCCGTTAGCGCGCGGCAGGGCCGGGCGGCCCTGCGCGTGTCGATCACTTAGTCACTTAGTGCACGTGGCCGTGGTCGACTTCTTCAGCGGTGGCTTCGCGTACGGAGACCACTTCGATGTCAAAGTGCAGCTCTACGCCCGCCAGCGGATGGTTGCCATTGATGGTGACCTGATCGCCATCGATATCGATGATCTCTACTTCAATCGGCTGACCTTCGGTGCTCTGGGCGCGGAATGCCATGCCCACTTCCAGCTTCTCGACACCGCCGAAAGCGCTGCTTGGCAGGGTCTGGATCAGCTCCGGGTTCTGCGGGCCGTAGCCTTCTTCCGGTGCGATCACCACGGTGAACTTGTCACCGGCGCTCTTGTCCAGCATTTCCTTTTCCAGGCCGGGGATGATGTTGCCTACACCCTGGAGGTACTTCAGCGGCTGGCCACCTTCGGAGGAGTCAATCACGGTGCCTTCGGCATCTTTCAGGGTGTAGTTGATCTCCACCACACTGTGGTTAGCAATTTTCATTGATAATCTCTTGTATCTTGAGAGTGAGTTGTAGCGCTTACCGCTTACACAAGGAAAAGCAAACGGGGGAATAAAGGCTGTGTGAGGGGGCATTGTATGGGGCGGCCCCGGCCGTCGCAACCGAGTGACGGGGACAGCTCGGTTGCACACAGGGATCGGCCGCGGGGCCAGGTGGCCTGAGCGGCGCTTACCCGGGAAGGGCGGGGCGGGGTGTAGTGGGAAGTCAGCAGGCGATCGACAGTGGCTCCTGGCTGGTGTCGTACAGGTTGCCGGCCGTGCGTACCAGGCGGTCACAAATGGCGGCGGAGAAGCCAAGTTCCAGCAGCCGCCCTTCGAAGTACTCGAGCAGCGCCT
This Microbulbifer sp. Q7 DNA region includes the following protein-coding sequences:
- the tcdA gene encoding tRNA cyclic N6-threonylcarbamoyladenosine(37) synthase TcdA, with protein sequence MPLSDSYLQRFGGIARLYGEKALPVLCDAHVVIIGIGGVGSWTAEALARSGVGKLTLIDLDDICITNTNRQIHALADTVGDIKVAVMAERLRAINPEITVITREDFIASDNFGEFLDPDTARIDVVIDAIDNARVKAALIAYCKARKLRLISVGSAGGKTNPLGVTCADLGRTVSDPMLAKVRQHLYRFHNFQKSRKRQFGVDAIYSSEAMVYPQPDGQVCAQKSTMQNGVKLDCSGGFGAATMITGTFGFAAASKAIERILQQASTHA
- a CDS encoding aminotransferase class V-fold PLP-dependent enzyme; this translates as MSFSVEHFKQQFPLFAQPENRELVYLDNAATTQKPASVIEAIRNFYLHTNANTHRSSHRLARRATEMVEQVRRDVAGFLGAASPREVIFTRGATEGLNLLANSLCSQLRPGDEIVLSTAEHHANLVPWQMMAASRDLRLRFVPDIAGVPQFDRIDEVLSARTRIVSVTAGSNALGFRTDLDLLRNALSGRDLFWVLDGSQLAAHDPIDVQAMGCDFFVCSAHKFYGPTGIGLVFGREDLLAALPPWQGGGEMIASVDLLASEYAGLPHKFEAGTSSLASIAGLGACIDFLGRQDRAAMARHERALVQELHQRLHAIPELTLLSTAENNLGIATLIHPRCAAIDLAHWLDGRDIAVRVGHHCAQPLLQAAGHVATLRASVAAYNTRQDIDRFVAAVEEFVAQLDADEGTSSPPVAEHGASADAWTPDDLADLDLQRLRDTATWQDRYRILMGWAKAISRKEEIRTPANLVRGCESSAWLVHRCDRGVHRFAIDSDSRIVKGLGALLLTQLGDRPADGSARQRVLAMFDELGLAQQLSESRSNGFRALLERALELMGE
- a CDS encoding peptidylprolyl isomerase — translated: MKIANHSVVEINYTLKDAEGTVIDSSEGGQPLKYLQGVGNIIPGLEKEMLDKSAGDKFTVVIAPEEGYGPQNPELIQTLPSSAFGGVEKLEVGMAFRAQSTEGQPIEVEIIDIDGDQVTINGNHPLAGVELHFDIEVVSVREATAEEVDHGHVH